One window from the genome of Methylomarinovum caldicuralii encodes:
- a CDS encoding TIGR04063 family PEP-CTERM/XrtA system glycosyltransferase: MMRILHILDHSIPLHSGYTFRTRAILEQQRALGWETCHLTSSKHRPGGVLQETVDGFEFHRTPGPLLWQKRLPLVAQWAVVKALERRLDELIPVLRPDILHAHSPALNGLAALRAARRHGLPLVYECRAFWEDAAVDHGTTTEGSLRYRLTRALETYVFRHADAVTTICEGLKADIVARGIPEAKVTVIPNAVDPGRFTFGTEPDPELQRSLGLTGKCVLGFIGSFYAYEGLALAIQALPDLLRHDERVRLLLVGGGPEEAALRAQVEQYGLNGKVVFTGRVPHDQVPRYYDLVDIFVYPRLPMRLTELVTPLKPLEAMARGRLVVASDVGGHRELIRDGETGFLFRAGRAESLVETVIRVLAARDRWPEVLAAGRRFVTEQRTWESSVARYRSVYTPLVQQHG; the protein is encoded by the coding sequence ATGATGCGGATTCTCCATATCCTCGACCATTCCATTCCCCTCCACAGCGGCTACACCTTCCGCACGCGGGCGATTCTGGAACAGCAGCGGGCCTTGGGTTGGGAAACCTGCCATCTGACTTCCTCCAAGCACCGGCCTGGGGGGGTGTTGCAGGAGACCGTGGACGGTTTCGAGTTTCACCGCACCCCAGGGCCGCTGCTCTGGCAGAAACGGTTGCCACTGGTTGCCCAGTGGGCTGTGGTAAAGGCCTTGGAAAGGCGCCTGGATGAACTGATACCTGTGCTTCGTCCTGACATTCTCCACGCCCACTCCCCGGCCCTCAACGGCCTGGCCGCCCTCCGCGCCGCCCGCCGGCATGGTCTGCCGCTGGTCTATGAATGCCGCGCCTTCTGGGAGGACGCGGCCGTGGATCACGGCACCACCACCGAAGGCAGCCTCCGTTACCGCCTGACCCGGGCGCTGGAAACCTATGTGTTCCGCCATGCGGACGCCGTGACCACCATCTGCGAGGGGTTGAAAGCGGACATCGTCGCCCGCGGGATTCCCGAAGCCAAGGTGACGGTGATTCCCAACGCCGTCGATCCCGGCCGTTTCACCTTCGGCACCGAGCCAGATCCCGAGCTGCAGCGTTCCCTGGGGCTAACGGGAAAGTGCGTACTGGGATTCATCGGTTCCTTCTACGCCTACGAGGGTTTGGCCCTGGCGATCCAGGCGTTGCCGGACCTGCTGCGGCATGACGAACGCGTGCGTCTGCTGCTGGTCGGCGGTGGGCCGGAGGAGGCGGCGCTGCGGGCGCAGGTGGAACAGTACGGCCTGAACGGCAAGGTCGTCTTCACCGGCCGCGTGCCCCACGACCAGGTGCCGCGCTATTACGACCTGGTGGACATCTTCGTCTATCCCCGCCTGCCGATGCGCCTGACCGAACTGGTGACGCCCCTTAAACCCCTGGAGGCGATGGCGCGGGGCCGCCTGGTGGTGGCCTCGGACGTCGGCGGCCATAGGGAGCTGATCCGGGACGGGGAGACCGGGTTCCTGTTCCGTGCCGGCCGGGCCGAGTCCCTGGTGGAGACGGTCATCCGGGTGCTGGCAGCGCGGGACCGCTGGCCGGAAGTGCTGGCCGCCGGCCGGCGTTTCGTCACCGAGCAGCGCACCTGGGAGAGCAGCGTGGCCCGTTACCGCTCCGTTTACACGCCACTGGTGCAGCAGCATGGCTGA
- a CDS encoding XrtA/PEP-CTERM system amidotransferase, with amino-acid sequence MCGIVGMMDLEGRREVDRALLQQMNDRQIHRGPDGSGLEVRPGLGLGHRRLAIIDLESGAQPMVSADGCTVITYNGEVYNFPQLRRELEGLGYRFRTRCDTEVILYAWKAWGPACVERLRGMFAFAIWNEDDQSLFLARDRLGIKPLYYATLEDGWFAFASELKALQLHPGLPRQLDPRALEEYFAYGYVPDPRTIYQGVFKLAPGERLLVRRGEPVRPERYWDVRFSPDAGIDEAAAREGLIDRLREAVDVRLIADVPLGAFLSGGVDSSAVVAMMAQLMDEPVDACSISFGDPKFNEVEFAREVAERCRARHRVREVDPDDFSLIDRLAGLYDEPYADSSALPTYRVCGLAREQVTVALSGDGGDENFAGYRRYRWHVYEERMRALIPGAVRRPLFGFLGRVYPKLDWAPKIFRAKSTFESLGRDSLEGYFHSVSVMGDGLRRQLYSDRFRSELQGYHAVEVLRRHDENAPHHPLLQVQYLDLKTYLPGDILTKVDRASMAHSLEVRVPILDHPLVEWAATLPPQYKLNGREGKYLFKKALEPYLPESVLYRPKMGFAVPLAAWFRGPLREKVRQSLLGPAMLDSGWFDPGFLKTMVEQHQQGLRDYSAPIWSLLMFESFLRRQ; translated from the coding sequence ATGTGCGGCATCGTCGGCATGATGGATCTGGAGGGCAGGCGCGAGGTGGACCGTGCCCTGCTGCAGCAGATGAACGACCGCCAGATCCACCGCGGCCCCGACGGCAGCGGCCTGGAGGTGCGCCCCGGTCTGGGGCTGGGGCACCGGCGCCTGGCGATCATCGATCTGGAGAGTGGGGCCCAGCCCATGGTCAGCGCCGACGGCTGCACGGTCATCACCTACAACGGTGAGGTCTACAATTTTCCCCAGCTGCGCCGGGAATTGGAGGGACTGGGTTATCGCTTCCGGACCCGCTGCGACACCGAGGTCATCCTCTACGCCTGGAAAGCCTGGGGGCCGGCCTGCGTCGAACGCCTGCGCGGCATGTTCGCCTTCGCCATCTGGAACGAGGATGACCAGAGCCTGTTTCTGGCCCGCGACCGCCTCGGCATCAAGCCGCTCTACTACGCCACCCTGGAGGACGGCTGGTTCGCCTTCGCCTCCGAACTCAAGGCCCTGCAGCTGCATCCGGGGCTGCCGCGGCAGCTCGATCCCCGGGCGCTGGAGGAATACTTCGCCTACGGCTACGTGCCCGATCCCAGGACCATCTACCAGGGAGTGTTCAAGCTGGCCCCGGGGGAACGGCTGCTGGTCCGCCGGGGGGAGCCGGTCCGTCCCGAGCGCTACTGGGACGTCCGCTTTTCCCCCGATGCCGGCATCGATGAGGCTGCCGCCCGCGAGGGTCTGATCGACCGGCTGCGCGAGGCGGTGGACGTGCGTTTGATTGCCGACGTTCCCCTGGGTGCGTTTCTCTCCGGCGGGGTGGATTCGAGCGCGGTGGTGGCGATGATGGCGCAGCTCATGGACGAGCCGGTGGACGCCTGCTCCATCTCCTTCGGCGATCCGAAGTTCAACGAGGTGGAATTCGCCCGCGAGGTGGCCGAACGCTGCCGGGCCCGCCACCGGGTCCGCGAGGTCGATCCCGACGATTTCTCCCTGATCGACCGCCTGGCCGGCCTCTACGATGAGCCCTACGCCGACAGCTCGGCCCTGCCCACCTACCGGGTCTGCGGGCTGGCGCGGGAGCAGGTCACCGTGGCCCTGTCCGGCGACGGCGGCGACGAGAACTTCGCTGGCTACCGCCGCTACCGTTGGCACGTGTACGAGGAGCGAATGCGGGCGCTGATTCCCGGTGCCGTCCGCAGACCCCTGTTCGGTTTCCTGGGGCGGGTCTATCCCAAGCTCGACTGGGCGCCGAAGATCTTCAGGGCCAAGTCCACCTTCGAGTCCCTGGGGCGGGATTCCCTGGAGGGGTACTTCCACAGCGTGTCGGTGATGGGGGACGGCCTGCGCCGGCAGCTCTACAGCGACCGGTTCCGGTCCGAGTTGCAGGGTTACCACGCGGTCGAGGTGCTGCGCCGCCACGACGAGAACGCCCCCCATCATCCTTTGCTGCAGGTTCAGTATCTGGACCTCAAGACTTATCTGCCCGGCGACATCCTCACCAAGGTGGACCGGGCCAGCATGGCCCATTCCCTGGAGGTGCGGGTGCCGATCCTCGACCACCCCCTGGTGGAGTGGGCCGCCACCCTGCCGCCACAGTACAAGTTAAACGGCCGGGAGGGGAAGTACCTCTTCAAGAAGGCGCTGGAGCCGTACCTGCCCGAAAGCGTCCTCTACCGTCCCAAGATGGGCTTCGCCGTGCCGTTGGCGGCCTGGTTTCGTGGGCCGCTGCGGGAGAAGGTCCGCCAGTCCCTGCTCGGACCGGCGATGCTCGATTCGGGCTGGTTCGATCCCGGTTTTCTCAAAACCATGGTGGAGCAGCACCAGCAGGGGCTGCGCGACTACAGCGCGCCGATCTGGTCGCTCTTGATGTTCGAATCCTTCCTGCGGCGGCAATGA
- a CDS encoding TIGR03088 family PEP-CTERM/XrtA system glycosyltransferase, which yields MAADPPLIVHVIHRLGVGGLENGLVNLINHLPEEKFRHAIVCLTEATDFRHRIRRDDVAIYEMHRREGQDLGLYRRLYHLFRRLRPAIVHTRNLATLECQLPAFLAGVPVRIHGEHGWDVFDPEGNSRKYQWLRRAFRPLVHRYIPLSRQLEEYLIERIGVPREKVTRICNGVDTTVFHPPTEGREPIPGCPFTGPELVLIGTVGRMHGVKDQTTLARAFIEMLQGNPDLKRRARLVMVGDGPLRTECESLLAQAGVGDLAWLPGERDDIPRILRGLDVFVLPSRAEGISNTILEAMATGLPVVATRVGGNPELVTEGVTGTLVPPGDWGAMATSLIPYLEDGSLRQRQGNEALARCREQYSIETMVQRYQALYEHQLTSIQQGRN from the coding sequence ATGGCGGCTGATCCTCCGCTCATCGTCCACGTCATCCACCGCCTTGGGGTCGGCGGCCTGGAGAATGGTCTGGTCAATCTGATCAACCATCTGCCGGAAGAGAAATTCCGCCACGCCATCGTCTGTCTCACCGAGGCCACCGACTTTCGCCACCGCATCCGTCGGGACGACGTGGCGATCTACGAAATGCACAGGCGGGAAGGCCAGGACCTGGGCTTGTACCGGCGCCTCTATCACTTGTTCCGCAGGCTGCGTCCCGCCATCGTCCACACCCGCAATCTGGCGACCCTGGAATGCCAGCTGCCGGCGTTTCTGGCCGGGGTGCCGGTGCGGATCCACGGCGAGCACGGCTGGGACGTCTTCGACCCCGAGGGCAACAGCCGCAAGTATCAGTGGCTGCGGCGCGCCTTCCGGCCCCTGGTCCACCGTTACATTCCCCTGTCCCGCCAACTGGAGGAGTACCTGATTGAGCGCATCGGGGTCCCCAGGGAGAAGGTCACCCGCATCTGCAACGGCGTCGATACGACCGTTTTCCATCCCCCGACTGAGGGGAGGGAACCGATTCCCGGCTGCCCCTTTACCGGCCCGGAACTGGTACTGATCGGCACCGTGGGGCGGATGCACGGGGTCAAGGACCAGACCACCCTGGCGCGGGCTTTCATTGAAATGCTGCAAGGGAATCCGGATCTGAAGCGAAGGGCGCGCCTGGTGATGGTGGGAGACGGCCCCTTGCGGACAGAATGCGAGAGCCTGCTGGCGCAGGCGGGGGTGGGGGATCTGGCCTGGCTTCCCGGGGAACGCGACGACATCCCGCGGATTCTGCGCGGCCTGGACGTTTTCGTCCTGCCCTCGCGGGCCGAGGGGATCTCCAACACCATCCTCGAGGCCATGGCCACCGGACTGCCGGTGGTGGCCACGAGGGTGGGGGGGAATCCGGAGCTGGTCACGGAGGGGGTGACAGGGACATTGGTGCCGCCGGGAGACTGGGGGGCGATGGCCACATCCTTGATCCCTTATCTCGAAGACGGTTCGCTGCGACAGCGGCAGGGGAATGAGGCGCTGGCGCGGTGTCGGGAACAGTACAGCATTGAGACCATGGTGCAGCGTTATCAGGCGTTGTACGAGCATCAATTGACAAGCATCCAACAGGGGAGAAACTAG
- the xrtA gene encoding exosortase A, whose protein sequence is MPSFAADPWKSALLLLALVLAALFALYWQTFASMVAIWERSETFTHGFLIFPISLWLIWRRRDRLRQLQPRPDWRAVPVLALFGLGWLTARVVDVLVVQQLAFVAMLIVAVWAVLGWRLVWEIAFPLGFLFFAVPMGEFLIPPLMNFTADFTVAMIRLVGIPVYREGTFFSIPSGDWSVVEGCSGIRYLIASITLGCLYAYLNYRSLGRRLAFIALAMVFPVIANGLRAFMIVMIAHLSDMKLALGVDHYIYGWVFFGLVMLLMFWIGSFWRETPEQGDNKPAAVPAMEAAGRFRWGSALGVAVLAAGVAAVWPLQAARIQALTLARTAPVQLQLPVRIDAWEAVSEPLTPWEPRYLYPDAKRSAVYSDGRHRVAVYVLYYRTQAQGRELVNSQNILIPQKHPVWKMPWEHDTADSVAGSVREGVLQSHFGQKLLVWRWNWVSGRFTVNDPLAKVLEARDKLLGRPRDAAGVVMAVEYEDDPTEARTVLRAFSRSALPAIERSLEESERHGG, encoded by the coding sequence TTGCCGTCATTCGCCGCGGATCCCTGGAAATCCGCTCTCCTCCTGCTGGCGCTGGTCCTGGCCGCCCTGTTCGCGCTGTACTGGCAGACCTTCGCCTCGATGGTGGCCATCTGGGAGCGTTCGGAGACCTTCACCCACGGTTTCCTGATCTTCCCCATCAGTCTGTGGTTGATCTGGCGCCGGCGCGACCGTCTGCGGCAGCTGCAGCCCCGTCCCGACTGGCGTGCCGTGCCGGTGCTGGCGCTGTTCGGTCTTGGCTGGCTGACGGCGCGGGTGGTGGACGTGCTGGTAGTGCAGCAGCTGGCTTTCGTGGCCATGCTGATCGTGGCAGTATGGGCGGTGCTTGGCTGGCGGCTGGTCTGGGAGATAGCCTTCCCGCTGGGTTTCCTGTTCTTCGCCGTGCCCATGGGGGAGTTCCTGATTCCCCCGCTGATGAACTTCACCGCCGACTTCACCGTGGCGATGATCCGCCTGGTGGGGATTCCGGTTTATCGGGAAGGGACATTCTTCAGTATCCCCTCCGGGGACTGGTCGGTGGTGGAGGGCTGCAGCGGCATCCGTTACCTGATCGCCTCGATCACCCTGGGCTGCCTCTACGCCTATCTCAACTACCGCAGCCTGGGGCGGCGGCTGGCCTTCATCGCCCTGGCGATGGTGTTTCCGGTCATCGCCAACGGCCTGCGGGCGTTCATGATCGTCATGATTGCCCATCTCAGCGACATGAAACTGGCGCTCGGGGTGGACCATTACATCTACGGCTGGGTGTTCTTTGGCCTGGTGATGCTGCTGATGTTCTGGATCGGCTCGTTCTGGCGGGAAACGCCGGAACAAGGAGATAACAAGCCTGCGGCCGTCCCTGCCATGGAGGCGGCGGGACGTTTCCGCTGGGGTTCGGCCCTCGGCGTCGCCGTGCTGGCTGCGGGCGTGGCGGCCGTCTGGCCGCTGCAGGCCGCCCGGATCCAGGCGTTGACGCTGGCGCGCACCGCGCCGGTGCAGCTGCAGTTGCCGGTGCGGATCGACGCCTGGGAGGCGGTGTCCGAGCCGCTGACTCCCTGGGAGCCCCGCTATCTCTATCCCGACGCCAAGCGCAGCGCGGTCTACAGCGACGGCCGTCACCGGGTCGCCGTCTACGTGCTCTACTACCGCACCCAGGCCCAGGGGCGGGAGCTGGTCAACTCCCAGAACATCCTCATCCCCCAGAAGCATCCGGTGTGGAAGATGCCCTGGGAGCATGATACGGCCGATTCGGTCGCCGGCTCGGTGCGCGAGGGGGTGCTGCAGTCCCATTTTGGTCAGAAGCTGCTGGTGTGGCGCTGGAACTGGGTCTCCGGCCGTTTCACCGTCAACGATCCTCTGGCCAAGGTTCTGGAGGCCCGGGACAAGCTCCTGGGCCGGCCCCGCGACGCGGCCGGGGTGGTGATGGCGGTGGAATACGAGGACGATCCGACCGAGGCCAGAACGGTGCTGCGGGCGTTCAGTCGCAGCGCCCTGCCGGCCATCGAGCGCAGCCTGGAGGAGAGCGAGCGCCATGGCGGCTGA
- a CDS encoding TIGR03087 family PEP-CTERM/XrtA system glycosyltransferase — MAKVLFLAHRIPYPPNKGDKIRSFHWLKALSQRHRLWLGTFVDDAADWAHADALRDYCEEALLLPLSPGPARLRSLKGLATGDPLTLPYYANARLRRWAGELVARGAVDTVFVFSSAMAQFVDAGCPVKKLIDFVDVDSDKWRQYARRKPFWSRWIYRREAEKLLAYDRRVARDFDLSLFVSEAEAELFRRLAPEAAEKVDFVENGVDLAYFRGGREFPNPYRPGEQALVFTGAMDYWPNIDAVRWFADQVFPRILQHHVEARFYIVGARPTEAVRLLGRREGIVVTGQVADIRPYLAHARLAVAPLRVARGIQNKVLEAMAMAKSLLASPQALDGLAVEEGLDLEVTEDPGTMATRVAEALENPDFLPRFSQVNRRFVEKRYSWDRHIEKLHMLLER; from the coding sequence ATGGCCAAGGTTCTGTTTCTCGCCCACCGGATTCCCTATCCCCCCAACAAGGGGGACAAGATCCGCTCGTTCCACTGGCTCAAGGCCCTGTCGCAACGGCACCGGCTGTGGCTGGGCACCTTCGTGGACGACGCGGCCGACTGGGCCCACGCCGACGCGCTGCGCGACTACTGCGAGGAGGCGCTGCTGCTGCCCCTGTCTCCCGGCCCGGCCAGGCTGCGCAGCCTGAAGGGGCTGGCGACGGGCGATCCTTTGACCCTGCCGTACTACGCCAACGCCAGGCTGCGGCGCTGGGCCGGAGAGTTGGTGGCCCGCGGCGCGGTCGACACCGTCTTCGTGTTCTCCTCGGCGATGGCGCAGTTCGTCGATGCCGGCTGCCCGGTGAAAAAGCTCATCGATTTCGTCGATGTCGATTCGGACAAGTGGCGCCAGTACGCCCGCCGCAAGCCTTTCTGGAGCCGCTGGATCTATCGCCGCGAGGCGGAAAAGCTGCTCGCCTACGACCGCCGGGTGGCCCGCGACTTCGACCTGTCCCTGTTCGTTTCCGAGGCCGAGGCGGAGCTGTTCCGCCGCTTGGCGCCCGAGGCGGCGGAGAAGGTGGATTTCGTCGAGAACGGCGTCGATCTGGCCTACTTTCGGGGCGGCAGGGAGTTTCCCAATCCCTACCGGCCCGGCGAGCAGGCGCTGGTGTTCACCGGAGCGATGGACTACTGGCCCAACATCGACGCGGTGCGCTGGTTCGCCGACCAGGTCTTTCCCCGCATCCTGCAGCATCACGTGGAGGCCCGCTTCTATATCGTCGGCGCCCGTCCGACCGAGGCGGTACGCCTTTTGGGGCGGCGCGAGGGAATCGTCGTCACCGGGCAGGTGGCCGACATCCGCCCTTATCTGGCCCACGCCCGGCTGGCAGTCGCGCCGCTGCGGGTGGCCCGGGGGATTCAGAACAAGGTGCTCGAGGCCATGGCGATGGCCAAATCCCTGCTCGCCTCTCCCCAGGCCCTTGACGGACTGGCGGTGGAGGAGGGGCTCGACCTGGAAGTGACCGAAGACCCGGGGACCATGGCCACACGGGTGGCCGAGGCCCTGGAAAATCCGGACTTTCTGCCCCGCTTTTCCCAGGTCAATCGCCGTTTCGTGGAAAAGCGCTATAGTTGGGACAGGCATATCGAAAAACTGCACATGCTGCTGGAGAGGTGA
- a CDS encoding FemAB family XrtA/PEP-CTERM system-associated protein, whose translation MRIEPLTPSEAGRWDAYVENHPEGTFFHLSGWQAVLEDSLGHRTHYRYVEDEGKIVGILPLGHIASRLFANALISTPFCVYGGALADDDSIRERLEREALRQAQALGVDYLEWRLRRPSDRARPTKDLYVTFRKALDPDPEANLKAVPRKQRAMIRKGIKAGLTSVIDDGIDRLYEVYAESVRNLGTPVFPKGYFRALKETFGDRCEILIVEHQGRPVAGVMSFYFRDEVLPYYGGGTAEARHLYANDFMYWEVMRRAVEKGIRVFDYGRSKKGTGSYRFKKHWGFEPEPLYYEFDLVRAREMPDINPLNPKYQLFIRAWRRLPLPLSKLIGPWLARDLG comes from the coding sequence ATGCGAATTGAACCGTTGACCCCGTCGGAAGCCGGGCGCTGGGACGCCTATGTGGAAAACCACCCGGAAGGGACTTTCTTCCATCTAAGCGGCTGGCAGGCGGTGCTGGAGGATTCCCTGGGCCACCGCACCCACTATCGTTATGTCGAGGACGAAGGGAAGATCGTCGGGATTCTGCCGCTGGGCCACATCGCCAGCCGGCTGTTCGCCAACGCCCTGATCTCCACTCCCTTCTGCGTCTACGGCGGCGCCCTGGCCGATGACGATTCAATCAGGGAACGGCTGGAACGGGAGGCGCTGCGGCAGGCCCAGGCGCTCGGCGTCGACTATCTGGAATGGCGTTTGCGCCGCCCTTCGGACAGGGCCAGACCGACCAAGGATCTCTACGTCACCTTCCGCAAGGCACTCGATCCCGACCCGGAGGCCAACCTCAAGGCAGTGCCGCGCAAGCAGCGGGCGATGATCCGCAAGGGCATCAAGGCGGGGCTGACCTCGGTGATTGATGACGGCATCGACCGTCTGTACGAGGTTTATGCCGAAAGCGTGCGCAACCTGGGCACGCCGGTTTTCCCAAAAGGCTATTTCCGGGCTTTGAAGGAGACCTTCGGCGACCGCTGCGAAATCCTGATTGTGGAACACCAGGGCCGGCCGGTGGCCGGGGTGATGAGCTTCTACTTCCGCGACGAGGTGCTGCCCTATTACGGCGGCGGCACCGCCGAGGCGCGTCACCTGTACGCCAACGACTTCATGTACTGGGAGGTCATGCGCCGGGCGGTGGAAAAGGGGATCCGGGTGTTCGACTACGGCCGCAGCAAGAAGGGCACCGGCTCCTACCGCTTCAAGAAGCACTGGGGTTTCGAGCCCGAGCCGCTGTACTACGAGTTCGATCTGGTGCGCGCCCGGGAAATGCCCGACATCAATCCCCTCAATCCCAAGTATCAGCTGTTCATCCGCGCCTGGCGGAGGCTGCCGCTGCCGCTGAGCAAGCTGATCGGTCCCTGGCTGGCGCGCGATCTGGGCTGA
- a CDS encoding XrtA system polysaccharide deacetylase, with protein MTPTNAMSVDVEDYFQVSAFEPHIDRRDWDRWPHRVQANTERVLALFDEAGIKATFFTLGWVAERYPGLIREIVAAGHELACHGYDHRRATEQTPEAFREDVTRAKKLLEDTGGVAVIGYRAASYSIGRDNLWALEILQQVGFRYSSSIYPVKHDLYGMPEAPRFAFRPETASQLLEIPITTCDFLGRRWPCGGGGFFRLYPYAFSRWQLRRVNREGQSAIFYFHPWEIDPGQPRPQGLGLKTRVRHYLNLGRMESRLRRLLQDFAWDTVANVFLNRAAYAN; from the coding sequence ATGACGCCGACCAACGCCATGAGCGTAGACGTGGAGGACTACTTCCAGGTCTCCGCTTTCGAGCCGCATATCGACCGCCGGGACTGGGACCGCTGGCCCCACCGGGTCCAGGCCAACACCGAGCGGGTGCTGGCCCTGTTCGACGAGGCCGGAATCAAGGCGACTTTCTTCACCCTCGGCTGGGTGGCCGAACGCTATCCGGGGCTGATCCGTGAGATCGTGGCCGCCGGGCACGAACTGGCCTGTCACGGTTACGACCACCGCCGTGCCACCGAGCAGACCCCGGAAGCCTTCCGTGAGGATGTCACCCGCGCCAAGAAACTGCTCGAGGACACCGGCGGGGTGGCGGTGATCGGCTACCGGGCTGCGAGCTACTCCATCGGCCGCGACAACCTCTGGGCCCTGGAGATTCTGCAGCAGGTCGGATTCCGCTACAGTTCCAGCATCTATCCGGTCAAACACGACCTTTACGGCATGCCCGAGGCGCCGCGCTTCGCCTTCCGCCCCGAGACGGCCTCGCAGCTGCTGGAAATCCCTATCACTACCTGTGATTTTCTCGGCAGACGCTGGCCCTGCGGCGGCGGGGGGTTCTTCCGCTTGTATCCGTATGCCTTCAGCCGCTGGCAATTGCGTCGGGTGAACCGCGAAGGTCAGTCGGCGATCTTCTACTTCCATCCCTGGGAGATCGATCCCGGCCAGCCGAGGCCCCAAGGGCTGGGGCTCAAGACCCGGGTGCGCCACTATCTCAACCTCGGACGGATGGAATCCCGTCTCCGCCGCCTGCTGCAGGACTTTGCCTGGGACACCGTTGCCAATGTCTTTCTGAATCGGGCCGCCTATGCGAATTGA
- the wecB gene encoding non-hydrolyzing UDP-N-acetylglucosamine 2-epimerase has translation MTATILCVVGARPNFMKIAPIHAQLRRSGKLRPFLVHTGQHYDAAMKDAFFTQLGIPEPDVDLGVGSGSHAWQTAQIMQRFEPVLDEAAPEAVLVVGDVNSTIACGLVAAKKQIPLIHVEAGLRSRDRTMPEEINRVLTDQISDLLFTTERSARDNLTAEGIDPSRIHFVGNVMIDALRAQLERAMPAAQTLQRHGRALPPQYGVVTLHRPANVDDPDVLARLLNVLAEIGRRLPLVFPCHPRTLQKIEAFGLQDMVEGPAITLLPPLGYLEMLGLVKDARLVLTDSGGLQEETTALGIPCITLRDNTERPITVTEGTNTLAGRDPERIRRCADEVLAGGGKRGRVPELWDGRAAERIVTILERHWG, from the coding sequence ATGACCGCCACCATTCTCTGTGTCGTCGGGGCACGCCCCAACTTCATGAAAATCGCCCCGATCCACGCCCAACTGCGCCGCAGCGGCAAGCTGCGTCCGTTTCTGGTCCATACCGGCCAGCATTACGATGCGGCGATGAAGGATGCCTTTTTCACCCAGCTCGGCATCCCCGAACCGGATGTCGATCTGGGCGTGGGATCGGGAAGCCATGCCTGGCAGACAGCCCAGATCATGCAACGCTTCGAACCAGTGCTCGACGAAGCCGCCCCCGAGGCGGTGCTGGTGGTGGGGGACGTCAATTCCACCATCGCCTGCGGCCTGGTCGCCGCCAAGAAGCAGATTCCCCTGATCCACGTCGAGGCCGGCCTGCGCAGCCGGGACCGCACCATGCCGGAGGAAATCAACCGGGTGCTGACCGATCAGATCTCCGACCTGCTGTTCACCACCGAACGCTCGGCCAGGGACAATCTGACCGCCGAAGGCATCGATCCGTCCCGTATCCATTTCGTCGGCAACGTCATGATCGACGCCCTCCGGGCCCAGCTCGAACGGGCGATGCCAGCGGCGCAGACCCTGCAACGCCACGGGCGCGCCTTGCCGCCCCAGTACGGGGTGGTAACCCTGCACCGGCCGGCGAACGTGGATGACCCGGACGTGCTGGCGCGGCTGCTGAACGTGCTTGCGGAAATCGGCCGGCGCCTGCCGCTGGTCTTCCCCTGCCATCCGCGGACGTTGCAGAAGATCGAGGCGTTCGGACTCCAGGATATGGTGGAAGGCCCCGCCATCACCCTGCTGCCGCCCCTGGGTTATCTGGAGATGCTGGGGCTGGTGAAGGATGCCCGCCTGGTGCTGACTGATTCCGGCGGCCTGCAGGAGGAGACCACCGCCCTGGGGATTCCCTGTATCACCCTGCGCGACAACACCGAACGGCCCATCACCGTCACCGAAGGCACCAACACTCTCGCCGGCCGCGACCCTGAACGCATCCGCCGCTGCGCCGACGAGGTGCTTGCCGGCGGCGGCAAGCGGGGCCGGGTGCCGGAACTGTGGGACGGGCGCGCCGCCGAACGCATCGTTACGATTCTGGAGCGGCACTGGGGATGA